The Manihot esculenta cultivar AM560-2 chromosome 8, M.esculenta_v8, whole genome shotgun sequence genomic interval ACAAGTCATCAGATATTTtggattttttattttccttctcttttATATATTTGGGCCTTATAATTTACCTGATTTTTGATGTATGATACCTTGGATCTGTCTTTATATTATCAATGAATACGACCTAttgactgaaaaaaaaaaatactgaacagataaaactaaaaaaagcTGGAAAATGCTGTCTAAAAACAATAGCAGTTCAATTATTTATGGAAAATTATATCAATACCCGTCGCATCTAGACATtatatttttcacatataaTTAATGAAACAGCAACCAAAATATTGGAAACCATGATTCAGAATCACGCACTGCTCTGATTCAGAATCACACATGCATATTTattctttacttttttttttctgtaattAAGATTTATTAGCAGACGCAGTTTGTGGAGTTATGGCAATAGATTTCTATATTATATGGATTCTGGAGCAAACCCACTGGAGAAGATTCAATGACTTGGTCTGCGGAGCCACGCATTGCAAGAAAGCGGATAGAAAGATGGAACTTCCGATGAAGAGTACAGGCACAACGTCAGGAGGAGAATTGGCTATAATTGCATACATGTAAGCTCCAATTGTAGAAGACGCTGAGATTAGTAGCCATGGAAGGATTGGAAGTTTGTGCATGAGGATTGCGATCAAGGCCATTGATGCGAAGAAGATGGTGGAGTTAAAGAAAAGGAGCAGGCGGAACATTCCGCCGGAATGATTACTTGAGACTTTGACAGGAAGcaagttcggcagctgaaatGCTCCGAGAAGGCTCATTGCTGCTGAACAAGTCGACATCAGTAACAGCAAATGAGCGCTTCTGTTTCGTAACTCACAGCTGCCAAAAGATCCTGGAGGGGATGGCTTGTGATCCAGCTTCGTAACTACATTCTGAAATCGAAAGTTGCTCTGACGATTTTTCCGTTCAACCGTGTCTTTGCCTCTTAAAGCTTCAGCATTTTCTGTTGTTTCCAGAGACGCCATTGAATCTTCAATTTTCTCATCTTCTATCATTATAACCTGTGATGCCAAGCAAACAAAAGCTAGTTTCCATGATTCTTgagttataattataatttaaatatatatgacAACAATATACGGTAATTAAGCTTTATAAGTTTCCAATTATTGCCACAAATCTAATAAATGTATGAAAAAAAGCAAGAAATGGAAGTATTTTCCAGGAAAAATAGAGTTCACCACAAAACTGACCTTGCGAGTCTCAACGCAGGTTTTAGAATCTTCCCaaggaaaatcataaaaaccgATTTCTGTATTTCTTTTGAAGAGAGTAGCGGAAGGCCAACACACAGCAAAATCATCTTCTGGTGGTCTGCCGAAGGATGATGAGGAGCAGATCATCGATAACAAGTCTTGACAAGCACGAACAAGCCTTGAAGCAGGAGAACTCTGATCTGTCATTTCTCTTTGAGAGAAAACCTCCAACTCATCAACATCAACTGCCAAGAACAAAGAAatcaagaatatatatatagggttttttttttttttttttttttttcccttcttcttcttatatTCTACCCTTTTCTCAAAAGAAATTGTTGAAGTATTGATTTTGTCTCTGTTTAATtaacttaatatttatttatgataaAGAAGTCAAATTTCTCTTTAACTATACAACAACCACggtagaaaatattaaattctaaattattattaaaatattaaataaaaccaAATAAATCAAGTGGAGCTTTGTTCACACtcttaaattctaaattttctttaaattattattcaccTCTTTGCCCTTTCCAAACAATCCATGCACCAttctcttattatttattttttttcatcgtTTTTAATGAAAGAATGACTTTATTATTGTTGAATTAAACCCgacaatatatatatttttctctttCACTAGAAATTGGATGTGATTAATTAAACTCATTTGAAAATAATCTTTGTAGAAAAATCGTCTGAAGGTAGAATGTAAGTAGTTAGTTACACCAAACCTTGATATTTTTGGAAAAATAATGTTAAGAAAGCTTGTTACAGTCATTTGTTAAACCAAACCAAAAGTATTTTTAAGTAACCACGTAGAGTGATtcacaagaaaagaaaatttccaATTTAATGTgaaaggaaaaaatatatatataggctTCAGACGacgttaaaaaaagaaaaattctcaCCTATTTCagcattataataaaattttcattagaatatattaaaacatagaagagaagagaaatgatattatttatttttagagtCGGTTGTAAATTTGTAATGTAATAAatatcttttatattataatttattaagacACCAAATATTTACTTATATCCttatatgttaataaaaaaagaaaaaaaatagtgaAGAACTCGTGTACCTTTTTGTATATCACCAAAGTATAGCTAGATAGCTCTATTTATAGCAGTCTGATATACTAGAAAGTTTAATACACAAGGAAAGCATAATCTTTCTAAAACAAACAATAATTTACTTGATAACTCAATGTTTTAGTACCACAGTAGTAGCTGATCCACAGTACCTGAGCTGTATTACATGTGCACACCAACACCCCCTCCTCAAGTTGGATCTTGGAGAAGTTGAACAAGATTCAACTTGGACATAATTGAGTGATGAGCAGcggaaaagagaggttttgtgAACACATCTACCAATTGTTGAATGGATGACAAATAAGATGGTGAAATGAAGCCACGCTGCAAATGCTCTCGTACTAAGTGACAATCAATATCCAAGACTTAGTATGCTCATGAAAAACATGATTATTAACTATATGAATGGCTGCCTGATTATCACATCTTAGAGGAATGGGGAGCTGTATAGGAACCTTTAAATCGGAGAGAATATAACTAATCCACAATAGTTCACAAACTGTGGCAGCCATACTACGATATTTAGTCTCAACACTGGACttggaaataatattttatttcttggTTTTCCAACTAACAAGAGTATCACCAAGAAATATACAATATCTTATAAGAGATTTATGAGAAAAAAATACAAGAATCCCAATCAATATCACAAAAAGCATGAAGCTAGAACTCAGACAGAGCAGGAAAGGAAAGGCCCTGTGATGGACAAGATTGAAGGTATTTGAGGAGATGTAAAGCAGCTTCCCAGTGAGCTTTCTGGGAGTAGACATAAACTAGCTCAAGCACTGTACTGAATAGCTAATATTAGGTCTTGTTATGTTAACATAAAGAAGTCTGCCAATTAATCTCCGAAACTTATCTGGTTCAGGCAAAATTTCTCATTCGTCAATGGACAACTTTAATTAGGAAAGGGAGCAAAAGCATGTTTGCAATCAGACATTCTAACATCTTTCAACATATTTAGGGTGAACTTCTTTTGACTGATAAAGGTGCCAATATCTAATTTGGCT includes:
- the LOC110621791 gene encoding uncharacterized protein LOC110621791 — its product is MTDQSSPASRLVRACQDLLSMICSSSSFGRPPEDDFAVCWPSATLFKRNTEIGFYDFPWEDSKTCVETRKVIMIEDEKIEDSMASLETTENAEALRGKDTVERKNRQSNFRFQNVVTKLDHKPSPPGSFGSCELRNRSAHLLLLMSTCSAAMSLLGAFQLPNLLPVKVSSNHSGGMFRLLLFFNSTIFFASMALIAILMHKLPILPWLLISASSTIGAYMSLNLLQWVCSRIHII